GACCTACTTGTCTCCCTGAGCGGAGCGAAGGGTCTCCTCTTACCCCCGTACGACGGGGACTTCTACAGCTAGGCACTAGAGCTCCACGGTTTCAGGGCATCTATCTAAATAACCCCTGAAGAATTCCGTTTTCAGGGGGTGACGGGATTACGGGGCATCCCTTTCTTGCCTGCCCTGGGACCACCCCCCAGCCCACAAACCCCGCCCGGAGCGGGCCCGAGAGATGGACCCGGGGGGCACCGGCCTGGGCCTGGCCATTGCCCGATGGATAGCTGATGACCACGGGGGAGAACTGGACCTGAGGAGCACCCCGGGCCAGGGCACCATAGCCACCCTCCGGCTGCCCCTGCTGTGTTAGCTCCGCTATCCCCTCCTCAATTCTAAGCTCCTTCTAAGCCCTTCCTCATCTTCGTTTAAGCTTTATGCATTACAGTTCAGTTGAGTCAATCCGACCCCTG
This DNA window, taken from Chloroflexota bacterium, encodes the following:
- a CDS encoding ATP-binding protein, translating into MDPGGTGLGLAIARWIADDHGGELDLRSTPGQGTIATLRLPLLC